From Pseudomonas sp. FP2335, the proteins below share one genomic window:
- a CDS encoding sugar ABC transporter substrate-binding protein, with translation MASHAADTVTIATVNNSDMIRMQRLSKVFEAQHPDIKLNWVVLEENVLRQRLTTDIATQGGQFDVLTIGTYETPLWGAKHWLEPLTGLPAGYDADDIFPSVRQGLSVNNTLYALPFYGESTVTYYRTDLFEQAGLSMPAHPTWTQLGEFAAKLTAKDKDQYGLCLRGKAGWGENIALLSTMANAFGARWFDEQWKPELTSPEWTAAANFYVNNLKQYGPPGGSSNGFNETLALFNSGKCAIWVDASVAGSFTTDKSQSKVADRTGFAAAPTEVTDKGSSWLYAWSLAIPATSKHKDAAKAFITWATSKDYVQLVADKEGITNVPPGTRQSTYNDAYLKAAPFAQVTLEMMKHADPAHPSAKPVPYVGIQYVTIPEFQAIGTSVGKLFSAALTGGMSVDQALLQAQSTTEREMKRAGYPK, from the coding sequence ATGGCCAGTCACGCCGCCGATACCGTGACCATCGCCACGGTCAACAACAGCGACATGATCCGCATGCAGCGTCTGTCCAAGGTGTTCGAAGCGCAGCACCCGGACATCAAGCTCAATTGGGTAGTGCTCGAAGAAAACGTGCTGCGCCAGCGCCTTACCACCGATATTGCGACCCAGGGCGGGCAGTTCGATGTGCTGACCATCGGCACCTACGAAACCCCGCTGTGGGGCGCCAAACACTGGCTGGAACCGCTGACCGGGCTGCCGGCCGGCTATGACGCCGACGACATCTTCCCCTCGGTGCGCCAGGGCCTGTCGGTCAACAACACCCTTTACGCCTTGCCGTTCTACGGCGAAAGCACCGTCACCTACTACCGTACCGACCTGTTCGAGCAGGCTGGCCTGAGCATGCCCGCGCATCCGACCTGGACCCAGCTTGGCGAATTCGCCGCCAAGCTCACTGCCAAGGACAAGGATCAGTACGGCCTGTGCCTGCGCGGCAAGGCCGGTTGGGGCGAGAACATCGCGCTGCTGAGCACCATGGCCAATGCCTTCGGCGCGCGCTGGTTCGATGAGCAGTGGAAGCCCGAACTGACCAGCCCCGAGTGGACCGCGGCGGCCAATTTCTACGTCAACAACCTCAAGCAATACGGCCCGCCGGGGGGGTCCAGCAACGGTTTCAACGAAACCCTGGCACTGTTCAACAGCGGCAAATGCGCGATCTGGGTCGACGCCAGCGTCGCCGGCTCCTTCACCACCGACAAGAGCCAAAGCAAGGTCGCCGACCGCACAGGCTTCGCCGCCGCGCCGACCGAAGTCACCGACAAGGGCTCCTCGTGGCTGTACGCCTGGTCCCTGGCGATCCCGGCCACTTCCAAGCACAAGGACGCGGCGAAAGCGTTTATCACCTGGGCCACCTCCAAGGACTACGTCCAATTGGTCGCCGATAAAGAAGGCATCACCAACGTCCCGCCAGGCACCCGCCAGTCCACCTACAACGACGCCTACTTGAAGGCCGCGCCGTTCGCCCAGGTGACCCTGGAAATGATGAAGCATGCCGACCCCGCGCACCCGTCGGCCAAGCCGGTGCCGTACGTGGGCATCCAATACGTGACCATCCCCGAGTTCCAGGCCATCGGCACCTCGGTCGGCAAGCTGTTCTCGGCGGCGCTGACCGGCGGCATGTCGGTGGACCAGGCGCTGCTTCAGGCCCAGTCCACCACCGAACGCGAGATGAAACGTGCGGGTTATCCGAAATGA
- a CDS encoding L-iditol 2-dehydrogenase: MKRLEGKSALITGSARGIGRAFAQAYIAEGARVAIADINLQQAQATAAELGPHAYAVEMDVTNQTSIDDAIAAVVAEAGKLDILINNAALFDLAPIVDISRASYERLFSINVAGTLFTLQAAARQMVRQGHGGKIINMASQAGRRGEPLVAVYCATKAAVISLTQSAGLNLIKQGINVNAIAPGVVDGEHWDGVDALFARHEGLAPGEKKRRVGAEVPFGRMGTAQDLTGMAVFLASKDADYVVAQTYNVDGGNWMN; the protein is encoded by the coding sequence ATGAAACGACTGGAAGGTAAAAGCGCGCTGATCACCGGCTCGGCGCGCGGCATCGGCCGCGCCTTTGCCCAGGCCTATATCGCGGAGGGCGCCCGCGTGGCCATCGCTGATATAAACCTGCAACAGGCGCAAGCGACCGCCGCCGAGCTGGGTCCACACGCCTATGCCGTTGAAATGGATGTCACCAACCAGACCTCCATCGACGACGCGATTGCCGCCGTGGTGGCCGAGGCCGGCAAGCTGGATATTCTGATCAACAACGCCGCGTTGTTCGACCTGGCGCCCATTGTCGACATCAGCCGCGCTAGCTACGAGCGACTGTTCTCGATCAATGTCGCCGGCACGCTGTTCACCTTGCAGGCGGCAGCGCGGCAGATGGTCCGCCAGGGCCACGGTGGCAAGATCATCAACATGGCCAGCCAGGCCGGACGCCGTGGCGAGCCGTTGGTGGCGGTGTACTGCGCGACCAAGGCCGCGGTGATCAGCCTCACGCAGTCGGCGGGGTTGAACCTGATCAAGCAGGGCATCAACGTCAATGCCATCGCGCCGGGGGTCGTGGACGGCGAGCATTGGGACGGGGTGGATGCGCTGTTCGCCCGGCATGAAGGTCTGGCGCCGGGGGAGAAGAAGCGGCGGGTGGGGGCAGAGGTGCCGTTTGGGCGGATGGGCACGGCGCAGGATTTGACCGGGATGGCGGTGTTCCTGGCATCAAAGGACGCTGACTATGTGGTGGCCCAGACCTACAACGTCGACGGCGGCAACTGGATGAATTAG
- a CDS encoding NUDIX hydrolase — protein sequence MSLSAYLHTIDLCVLYYCRASGELKLLLNRREAEPFAGHWALPGVVVNGGVQDLSLNDALERLRASDKVGFELAWSEQVGTVGDAFRDPRCWSSSTYYLAIVAQAVELGAHQAWFGLDAVAEGGLKLPFDHNLIVAAVQERLLSKSLYSSLPLMFLGDEFSAPEATTIFSVVLARPVLKTSIRQRLMKLTEAGYLQETGRKKQGEGGRPQATMEVLKPGEIYFFDRSFAD from the coding sequence ATGTCACTCAGCGCCTACCTGCATACCATCGACCTGTGCGTGTTGTACTACTGCCGCGCCTCCGGTGAATTGAAGCTGCTGCTCAACAGGCGCGAAGCCGAACCGTTCGCCGGGCATTGGGCACTACCGGGTGTGGTGGTGAATGGCGGCGTGCAGGACCTGAGCCTCAACGATGCGCTAGAGCGGTTGCGCGCCAGTGACAAGGTGGGTTTTGAGCTGGCCTGGAGCGAACAGGTGGGCACCGTGGGGGATGCGTTCCGCGACCCGCGTTGCTGGTCGTCGTCCACCTACTACCTGGCGATCGTTGCGCAGGCGGTGGAATTGGGCGCGCATCAGGCCTGGTTTGGCCTGGATGCCGTCGCCGAGGGCGGCCTCAAGCTGCCGTTCGACCACAACCTGATCGTCGCGGCAGTGCAGGAACGGCTGTTGTCGAAGTCGTTGTACAGCAGCCTGCCGTTGATGTTCCTGGGCGACGAGTTCAGCGCACCGGAGGCGACCACGATATTCTCCGTGGTGCTGGCGCGGCCGGTGTTGAAGACCAGTATTCGCCAGCGCCTGATGAAGCTGACGGAGGCAGGGTATTTGCAGGAAACGGGGCGCAAGAAGCAGGGTGAAGGAGGAAGACCGCAGGCGACGATGGAAGTGTTGAAGCCAGGAGAGATCTACTTTTTCGACCGTAGCTTTGCGGACTGA
- a CDS encoding nicotinamidase: MTLAKTAIASFDVDAQKSFTPLCPNELPVAGGDQIGAELNFMASLAGHRVGSKDAHTPHAPWVVAQHSEMLQPTGLAHADVTWVSHCVPGTEGFTLLDELPTPYDYDYFIWKGVEPDLHPYGACFHDLHDKLSTGVIEYLKAHGVSRVLVGGLALDYCVKTTALQLLKAGLEVVLHLPACRGISEEGGVQAVNDLLKAGAVISSTREELAAMARR, encoded by the coding sequence ATGACCCTCGCGAAAACCGCCATTGCTTCATTCGACGTCGATGCCCAGAAGAGCTTCACGCCGCTGTGCCCCAACGAACTGCCGGTGGCCGGCGGCGACCAGATCGGCGCCGAGCTCAACTTCATGGCCAGCCTCGCCGGCCATCGTGTCGGCAGCAAGGATGCGCATACCCCGCACGCCCCGTGGGTGGTGGCGCAACACAGCGAGATGCTGCAACCCACCGGCCTGGCCCATGCCGATGTGACCTGGGTCAGCCACTGCGTACCCGGCACCGAAGGCTTCACCTTGCTCGACGAGTTGCCCACCCCGTATGACTACGACTACTTCATCTGGAAAGGCGTCGAACCCGACCTGCACCCCTACGGCGCCTGCTTTCATGACCTGCACGACAAACTGTCCACTGGCGTCATCGAGTACCTCAAAGCCCACGGCGTGAGCCGCGTGCTCGTCGGCGGCCTGGCCCTGGACTACTGCGTCAAGACCACCGCGTTGCAACTGCTCAAGGCCGGCCTGGAAGTGGTCCTGCACCTGCCCGCCTGCCGAGGCATCAGCGAAGAGGGCGGTGTGCAGGCGGTCAACGATCTGCTCAAGGCCGGTGCCGTAATTAGCAGCACCCGCGAAGAACTGGCCGCGATGGCCAGGCGTTAA
- the pncB gene encoding nicotinate phosphoribosyltransferase, protein MESAYDYESPVIQGLLDTDYYTFTMMQAVLHQHPNVDVEYNFIVRSKEKLGHLIPQLRDELEKLAGLQMREGELRFLFNPRFREYLTPDYERFLGLFRFNLRYIHVSEVDGQLNIRVVGPMLHCIMFEQPVLALVSELRNRDKYPDVSLEDVTRKLYQKFDWLEKNLSRDELADLRVSDFSTRRRLSFKAQREVVDIMRRDFPGQFVGTSNAHLAYEFDLPLIGTMAHQWLMVHQQLGRLRESQNAALENWVREYRGRLGIALTDCISTDFFLKDFDLYFAKLYDGLRQDSGDPIAWADKVLARYKQLGIDPMTKDLMFSDGLNFEKCLPILRHVRGKARFGFGMGTSLACDVEGVEPLSIVMKLVRVHGEPVVKFSDDPIKNVCEDASFLQYAAQVFNVGSVEV, encoded by the coding sequence ATGGAAAGTGCCTACGACTACGAATCCCCGGTGATCCAGGGATTGCTCGATACCGACTACTACACCTTCACCATGATGCAGGCCGTGTTGCACCAGCACCCCAACGTCGATGTGGAATACAACTTCATCGTGCGTTCCAAGGAAAAGCTCGGCCACTTGATCCCGCAACTGCGCGACGAACTGGAAAAACTCGCTGGCCTGCAGATGCGTGAAGGCGAGTTGCGGTTTCTGTTCAACCCGCGTTTTCGCGAATACCTCACCCCGGATTACGAGCGTTTCCTCGGCCTGTTCCGTTTCAACCTGCGCTATATCCATGTCAGTGAAGTCGATGGCCAACTGAACATCCGCGTGGTCGGCCCGATGCTGCACTGCATCATGTTCGAACAGCCGGTGCTGGCGCTGGTCAGCGAGTTGCGCAACCGCGACAAGTACCCCGACGTGAGCCTCGAAGACGTCACCCGCAAGCTCTACCAGAAGTTTGACTGGCTGGAGAAAAACCTCAGCCGCGACGAACTGGCCGACCTGCGCGTGTCTGATTTCTCCACCCGCCGGCGCCTGTCGTTCAAGGCCCAGCGCGAAGTGGTCGACATCATGCGCCGCGACTTCCCCGGCCAGTTCGTTGGCACCAGCAACGCGCACCTGGCCTATGAATTCGACTTGCCGCTGATCGGCACCATGGCCCACCAATGGCTGATGGTGCACCAGCAACTGGGGCGCCTGCGTGAGAGCCAGAATGCGGCGTTGGAGAACTGGGTGCGTGAGTACCGTGGCCGCCTCGGCATTGCCTTGACCGACTGCATCAGCACCGATTTTTTCCTCAAGGACTTCGACCTGTACTTCGCCAAGCTCTACGACGGCCTGCGCCAGGACTCCGGTGACCCCATCGCCTGGGCCGACAAAGTATTGGCCCGCTACAAACAACTGGGCATCGACCCGATGACCAAGGACCTGATGTTCTCCGACGGCCTGAATTTCGAAAAATGCCTGCCGATCCTGCGCCACGTGCGTGGCAAGGCCAGGTTCGGTTTCGGCATGGGCACCAGCTTGGCGTGTGATGTAGAAGGCGTCGAACCGCTGAGCATCGTGATGAAACTGGTGCGGGTGCACGGCGAGCCAGTGGTGAAGTTCTCCGATGACCCGATCAAGAATGTCTGCGAAGACGCCTCGTTTTTGCAGTACGCGGCACAGGTGTTCAACGTAGGTAGCGTGGAGGTGTGA
- the nadE gene encoding ammonia-dependent NAD(+) synthetase, protein MQERIAQELNINRRLVAGGEPGEIQRRIDFIKTTLRQSGCQALVLGISGGVDSLTAGRLCQLAVEQLRAEHYDARFIAMRLPYKSQADEADAQASLAFITADQVDTLNIAASVDGLMASLSATEPSAAHIDFIKGNVKARARMIAQYAVANLHNGLVVGTDHGAEALMGFFTKFGDGACDLAPLSGLTKTQVRLLATALGAPARLVHKQPTADLEELVPGKLDEHAYGCTYEEIDAYLMGEPVSERVRGILQGAYMKTAHKRALPITPI, encoded by the coding sequence ATGCAAGAGCGTATTGCGCAGGAACTCAACATCAATCGGCGCTTGGTGGCGGGTGGCGAGCCCGGGGAAATCCAACGACGCATCGACTTCATCAAGACCACCTTGCGCCAGTCCGGCTGCCAAGCCCTGGTGCTGGGCATCAGCGGTGGTGTTGACTCCCTGACTGCCGGCCGCCTGTGCCAACTGGCGGTGGAGCAATTACGCGCCGAGCACTACGACGCACGCTTTATTGCCATGCGCCTGCCTTACAAAAGCCAGGCGGATGAAGCCGATGCCCAGGCCTCACTGGCGTTTATCACTGCGGACCAGGTCGATACCCTGAACATCGCCGCCAGCGTCGATGGCCTGATGGCCAGCCTGAGCGCCACTGAACCCAGCGCCGCCCACATCGACTTCATCAAAGGCAACGTCAAGGCGCGCGCACGGATGATTGCGCAGTACGCCGTGGCCAACCTGCACAACGGCCTGGTGGTCGGCACCGACCACGGTGCCGAAGCGTTGATGGGGTTTTTCACCAAATTCGGCGACGGCGCGTGCGACCTGGCGCCACTGTCGGGCTTGACCAAAACCCAGGTGCGCCTGCTGGCCACGGCGCTTGGCGCACCGGCCAGGCTGGTGCACAAACAGCCCACGGCTGACCTTGAAGAGCTGGTGCCTGGCAAGTTGGATGAGCACGCCTACGGGTGCACCTACGAGGAAATCGATGCGTACCTGATGGGCGAGCCGGTGAGCGAGCGGGTGAGGGGGATACTGCAGGGTGCTTACATGAAGACGGCTCACAAGCGCGCACTGCCAATTACCCCGATCTGA
- a CDS encoding MATE family efflux transporter has translation MQNPMQRPLWQIYLIFLAPMVLSNFLQSFSGTLNGIYVGQMLGTQALAAVSGMFPIVFFFIALVIGLGAGASVLIGQAWGAQETGLVKVITGATLTLGALVGVIAAVLGSLFARPALQALGTPVDVLDDAVGYAQMMMLIMPLLLVFILYTQLLRGVSDTVSPLLALMVSTLVGLLLTPALIRGWIGLPPMGIQSAVYAGLVGNASAMLFLILRLRHKNHVMAPDRELLAALRLDRVILGKVLRIGLPTGLQMVVLSLSELVILALVNSHGSQATAAYGAVTQIVNYVQFPALSIAITASILGAQAIGAGRLERIGPILRTGLLINTCLTGGLIVLGYLLSHWLLGLFITEDAARVSAEHLLHIMLWSILVFGFQAVVGGIMRASGVVLMPVAISIFCVLCVELPMAYLFNAHFGLEGVWMAFPVTYLAMLGLQVTYYRLVWRHKQITRLV, from the coding sequence ATGCAAAACCCTATGCAACGCCCGCTATGGCAGATCTACCTGATCTTCCTGGCGCCGATGGTGCTATCCAACTTCCTGCAAAGTTTTTCCGGCACGCTCAACGGCATCTACGTCGGGCAGATGCTCGGCACCCAGGCGCTGGCGGCGGTGTCGGGGATGTTTCCCATCGTGTTTTTCTTTATCGCCCTGGTCATCGGCCTGGGGGCGGGCGCCTCGGTGCTGATCGGCCAGGCGTGGGGCGCGCAGGAGACAGGGCTGGTCAAGGTGATCACCGGCGCGACCCTGACCCTGGGCGCATTGGTGGGGGTGATCGCGGCGGTGCTCGGCAGCTTGTTTGCGCGTCCGGCGTTGCAGGCGTTGGGCACGCCGGTTGACGTGTTGGACGATGCGGTCGGCTATGCGCAGATGATGATGCTGATCATGCCGCTGCTGCTGGTGTTCATCCTCTACACCCAACTGCTGCGCGGTGTCAGCGATACGGTGTCACCTTTGCTGGCGCTGATGGTCTCGACCCTGGTCGGGCTGCTGCTGACCCCGGCGCTGATCCGGGGCTGGATCGGCCTGCCGCCCATGGGTATCCAGAGCGCGGTGTATGCCGGGCTGGTGGGTAACGCTTCGGCCATGCTGTTTCTGATCCTGCGCCTGCGCCATAAAAATCATGTGATGGCCCCCGACCGTGAACTGCTGGCGGCCCTGCGCCTGGACCGCGTGATCCTCGGTAAAGTCCTGCGCATCGGTTTGCCCACTGGCTTGCAGATGGTGGTGTTGTCGCTGTCGGAATTGGTCATCCTTGCCCTGGTTAACAGCCATGGCTCCCAGGCCACCGCGGCCTATGGCGCGGTGACGCAGATCGTCAACTACGTACAGTTTCCGGCGCTGTCGATTGCCATCACTGCATCGATCCTCGGCGCCCAGGCGATTGGCGCGGGGCGGCTGGAGCGTATCGGGCCGATCCTGCGCACCGGGCTGCTGATCAATACTTGCCTCACTGGTGGCTTGATCGTGCTGGGTTACTTGCTGTCGCACTGGTTGCTTGGCCTGTTCATCACCGAGGACGCGGCGCGGGTGAGTGCCGAGCACCTGCTGCATATCATGCTGTGGAGCATCCTGGTGTTTGGCTTCCAGGCCGTGGTCGGCGGCATCATGCGGGCCAGCGGGGTGGTGCTGATGCCGGTGGCGATCTCGATCTTCTGCGTGCTCTGCGTGGAGCTGCCGATGGCCTATCTGTTCAACGCGCACTTCGGCCTGGAAGGCGTGTGGATGGCGTTTCCGGTGACTTACCTGGCGATGCTCGGGTTGCAGGTCACGTATTACCGCCTGGTATGGCGACACAAGCAGATCACGCGGTTGGTGTGA
- a CDS encoding TetR/AcrR family transcriptional regulator yields the protein MSRARAEMIEDTRARLIASARQAFATQGYANTSMDDFTARAGLTRGALYHHFGDKKGLLAAVVAQLDSEMDARLQHITDQALDPWVGFCERCRTYLGMAQDSEIQRIVLQDAPAVLGDTGSQQHCVASLRQLLEGLMQAGVIHPAPSQALAQLINGSLVSTALWIARNEHPDARLQEGLLGLELLLGGLKLTPTA from the coding sequence ATGAGCCGAGCCCGTGCTGAAATGATCGAAGACACCCGCGCCCGGCTGATCGCCAGCGCGCGCCAGGCGTTTGCCACTCAAGGGTACGCCAACACCTCGATGGACGACTTTACCGCCCGCGCCGGTCTGACCCGCGGTGCCTTGTACCATCACTTCGGTGACAAGAAAGGTCTATTGGCTGCCGTGGTGGCGCAACTCGACAGCGAGATGGATGCGCGTTTGCAGCACATCACCGACCAGGCCCTGGACCCCTGGGTGGGCTTCTGTGAGCGCTGCCGGACGTATCTGGGCATGGCCCAGGACAGCGAGATCCAGCGCATCGTGTTGCAGGATGCCCCTGCCGTGCTGGGAGACACCGGCTCCCAGCAACACTGCGTGGCATCGCTGCGCCAACTGCTGGAAGGCTTGATGCAAGCCGGGGTGATCCACCCGGCCCCGAGCCAGGCATTGGCTCAGTTGATCAACGGCAGCCTGGTCAGCACCGCGCTGTGGATTGCCCGGAATGAACACCCGGACGCGCGGCTACAAGAAGGCTTGCTCGGTTTGGAGCTGCTGCTGGGCGGCCTTAAACTCACACCAACCGCGTGA
- a CDS encoding MFS transporter: MANPYAALFQVPGARAFVLAGMLARMPVSMTGIGLITMLAQVHGGYGLAGSVAAVFALATAFCAPQVSRLVDRYGQGRVLPIAALIGGGGLLMVLLCTRLQAPGWTLFLFAALAGCMPNMSAMVRARWTELYRGQPKLQTAFALESVLDEVCFIIGPPISVGLSVVLFPEAGPLVAALLLAVGVTTFVLQRETEPPVHVHHDHHSGWLIASPSVLILMILLLAMGVIVGVVDVVSVAFAQHQGQPAAASIVLSVYAIGSCLAGLVFGTLKLKAPLPRQFLYCGVATALTTLPLLLVTNIPGLAVTIFISGLFFAPTLIVSMALVERIVSPSRLTEGMTWLITGLSIGVAIGAASSGWMIDHFGATSGFWVALVAGAVVAGSAVLGYRRLG; the protein is encoded by the coding sequence ATGGCAAACCCCTATGCCGCGTTATTCCAGGTGCCAGGCGCGCGGGCTTTTGTGCTGGCCGGCATGCTTGCGCGCATGCCGGTGTCGATGACCGGCATCGGCCTGATCACCATGCTCGCCCAAGTGCATGGCGGCTATGGCCTGGCGGGCTCGGTGGCGGCGGTGTTTGCGTTGGCCACGGCATTTTGTGCACCGCAGGTTTCACGGTTGGTGGACCGTTATGGCCAGGGCCGGGTGCTGCCCATCGCCGCGTTGATCGGCGGCGGTGGCTTGTTGATGGTGCTGCTGTGTACCCGATTGCAGGCGCCGGGCTGGACGTTGTTCCTGTTCGCCGCCCTGGCCGGTTGCATGCCGAACATGTCCGCCATGGTGCGGGCGCGCTGGACCGAGTTGTACCGTGGGCAACCCAAACTGCAAACCGCGTTTGCCCTGGAATCGGTGCTGGATGAGGTGTGCTTTATCATCGGCCCGCCGATTTCGGTGGGCTTGAGCGTAGTGCTGTTCCCGGAGGCCGGGCCGCTGGTCGCCGCCCTGTTGCTGGCGGTGGGCGTCACCACCTTTGTGTTGCAGCGTGAAACCGAACCGCCCGTGCATGTGCACCACGACCACCACAGCGGCTGGTTGATCGCGTCGCCATCCGTGCTGATCCTGATGATCCTGCTGCTGGCCATGGGCGTGATCGTCGGCGTGGTGGACGTGGTCAGCGTGGCCTTCGCCCAGCACCAGGGCCAGCCGGCGGCGGCGAGCATTGTGTTGTCGGTGTACGCCATCGGCTCGTGCCTCGCCGGGTTGGTCTTTGGCACGCTCAAGCTCAAGGCGCCGCTGCCCCGGCAGTTCCTGTATTGCGGCGTGGCCACGGCGTTGACCACCTTGCCGCTGTTGCTGGTGACCAACATCCCGGGGCTGGCGGTGACGATCTTTATTTCCGGCCTGTTCTTCGCGCCAACCCTGATCGTGTCCATGGCCCTGGTGGAGCGCATCGTCTCACCCAGCCGCCTGACCGAAGGCATGACCTGGCTGATCACCGGCCTGAGCATCGGCGTGGCCATCGGTGCCGCCAGCTCCGGCTGGATGATCGACCACTTTGGCGCCACCAGCGGATTCTGGGTGGCGTTGGTGGCGGGGGCAGTGGTGGCGGGGTCAGCGGTGCTTGGGTATCGGCGATTGGGCTGA